Proteins co-encoded in one Sander vitreus isolate 19-12246 chromosome 9, sanVit1, whole genome shotgun sequence genomic window:
- the LOC144522989 gene encoding ribosyldihydronicotinamide dehydrogenase [quinone]-like has protein sequence MAAKKVLIVYAHQSAGSFSAAAKDAAVKALTAQDCTVEVSDLYAMKFKATATAEDITGEVKNADHFRYAEETKLAWEEGKLCADITEEQRKLTQADLVIFQFPMYWFTVPAIMKGWIDRVLTLGYAYSQEKRYSQGVFKDKKAMLSFTTGSPESMFSANGINGDMNVTLWPLQNGILHYCGFQVLAPQIFWAPSYIPHEARSTMLEGWCQRLQGLLGEKPLSFTPLDCFDEEGYQLKPEVCEKHATKEYGLTVGIHLGKALPPNSQMKAGV, from the exons ATGG CAGCAAAGAAAGTGTTGATCGTGTACGCCCACCAGAGCGCTGGCTCATTCAGCGCTGCAGCTAAAGATGCTGCAGTGAAAGCTTTGACCGCCCAGGATTGCACAGTAGAAGTATCTGACCTGTATGCCATGAAGTTTAAAGCCACTGCTACTGCCGAGGACATCACcg GAGAAGTTAAAAATGCTGATCACTTCCGTTATGCGGAGGAGACTAAACTGGCATGGGAGGAAGGGAAACTGTGCGCTGACATCACGGAGGAACAACGTAAACTCACTCAGGCAGACCTCGTCATCTTTCAG TTCCCCATGTACTGGTTCACCGTTCCAGCTATCATGAAGGGCTGGATCGACCGTGTGCTCACACTGGGCTATGCGTACTCCCAAGAGAAGCGATACAGTCAGGGAGTTTTCAAG GACAAGAAAGCTATGCTGTCCTTCACCACTGGGTCTCCTGAGTCCATGTTCAGTGCAAATGGCATTAATGGAGACATGAATGTCACACTGTGGCCACTACAG AATGGCATCCTGCACTACTGTGGCTTCCAGGTTCTGGCTCCTCAGATCTTCTGGGCTCCATCTTACATTCCTCATGAGGCACGCAGCACCATGCTGGAAGGCTGGTGTCAACGACTGCAAGGCCTCCTGGGAGAGAAACCACTTTCCTTCACTCCCTTGGATTGCTTTGACGAAGAGGGTTACCAACTGAAGCCCGAGGTCTGTGAGAAACATGCCACCAAGGAGTATGGACTAACAGTGGGGATCCACCTGGGAAAGGCACTCCCACCCAACAGCCAGATGAAAGCTGGAGTCTGA